The following is a genomic window from Archangium lipolyticum.
TGCGGCGACGATGGCCACCTCCTCGGCGGCCGGGTGCAGACGCAGGAAGAGGACGGGCCCCTGGGGGCTCTCCACCGTGCGCGAGCTCTCCAGCAGTTCCTCCGCGGCCTCGTGGACCCAGCGCTCCACCTTCCGCAGCCAGGGCCGGGGAGCCTCGGGCGCGCTGAGCTCGCCCCCATACCAGCCAGCCAGTAGCAGCTTCACTCCCATCGCGTCCTCTCCTCTCCATCCGGCGGCGGACCCATCCCCACGCAACGGGCAACAGGAGCCGATTATGTCTCGGGGCCCTCAACTCCAGCGGATGTCGTAATCGATATCGAGCGGCGCCAGTCGGTGACCCCGCACCACGATCTCCTTCGCCGAGGACTGCTCCAGCGCGTAGGTGAGGACGCCCTCGTTGTAGGCCATGGGCAGGAGCTCCCGGCGCACCCGGAACCTCGCCTGCTTGTCCCCCAGGAGCTCCACGGTGCGGTTGCCAGTGCTGAGTGACGCCCGGAAGGCGGTGGGAAAGCTGTTGACCACCCGATGCGGATCCCTGCCGGCGAGCGCCAGCATCGTCTTGCCCACGGTGGATTGGTGGAAGTCCTCCGTGGCCCGCCGTCCCAGCAGGTGCATCACCGCGTCCCGCCCTCCGTGCTTCGGCCCGAGCAGCTCCGCGGCGGTGAAGAGGGCCTTGAGGAAATCCGCGATC
Proteins encoded in this region:
- a CDS encoding DUF2378 family protein encodes the protein MSLPSTSVIPTPELEHLLTLTTPEDTCRGMFFNGLFDAVRSLGGEEARARCYVAAGAKKFVDFFSYPIADFLKALFTAAELLGPKHGGRDAVMHLLGRRATEDFHQSTVGKTMLALAGRDPHRVVNSFPTAFRASLSTGNRTVELLGDKQARFRVRRELLPMAYNEGVLTYALEQSSAKEIVVRGHRLAPLDIDYDIRWS